The sequence ACAATAAGAGTACCTCTCAGTACTGGCTAGTAATGTGTGAATTCCAGCACTAGTTGACCTTGCTAGATGTTAGTTGCTCTGTACTTCAATTACCCCATGTGTACTACTGTACCAAATTccccagagaaaaaaaatgaatacaaTGATCAGATCCGATGAAATGGGGCCCAAGAAGGACCCAACCTTATCGCTGACCCTGAAATACTAATCACAGCAGCATTTGTTTATTATCAACTGCAGTTAACCAGTTACCGTCAACCAAAACTGGCTACTCCAGAatacatacatatgcatatatatttataatataaatagAAAACCTTTTCTGTACTCTCACATATACTTACTTTCTCTTTAAGTGTTtagaaataaatatgcttattttaaaaaatagtatatatacatattaaaaaataatatatatatatatatatatattataaagtATTATATATaatagtatatattttagttataACGAGATTAACTACAGGAGTATATATATTCCTTTTCCCCATCATTTTTCTATCAGGAACCGTAGTTAACTTACAGTGAAGTAGCAAATGGGCTCTGAATTCTCTGGTTCGTGAGGCCAGCCTTGCTCTCCTCCATGGCTCCACGGCCAGCCTTGGTCTCCTCCATGGCTCCACGATCAAGTGGTGACAAAAGGTAAAGCATTCCTCATGATCAAGTGGCTGGCTGACAGCAGCAGCATCTCTCCCAGCTTCTATCAGCAGTTCTGCAGCTTTGGAAGACTCCTTTCCGGGAGATGCTGACGCTACAggcttagagcatctccaaccagaCCCTTAACTCACCCCTCATcctattttttaggaaaaaaacgCTCGAACGTCTCTCCAACCGATCCCTCATCGGCCTCCTCATCTTTGAGGGATCCCCATTTTACCTCCGTCGACCCTCAAATTTAGGAACCGTTGCCGACTCCCTATCCGTCAACGACCTCTCCTTCCCGTCGCTCCCTCCCGCCACGGACATTTCCGGCGACGACGCGGCTTGCCCCGCGCCGGCTCCTCCCTTGGCCACCCGCGCCGCCGGCTCCCTTGACCACCCGCTTCGCCGCCCCCTGGGccacccgcccccgcccccgtcTCCGCCCCTCCCAAGCCGCCCCAGCAGAAGCagcaggaggaagagaaggagcaggaggaggcggcggcgttcGTGTTTCCGGAGCCCGTGCAGGTGGGCGAGGTCACGCAGCGCTCACTCGGCCCTGTGGTCGCAGAACCTCGCCCGGCTGGCTGTTGCCTGGGAGCAAGCGGTCGAGATCCATCCCCAACCCCAAGGTGAGCTTGCTGCCCCTCCGGTTCCTGTTCTTGCTCGGTTTGGTACTCCTCGTTCGCAATCCGCCGACACGGTCGCAATCCGTCGCTGACGATTCGTCGCCGGCGAACTTGGCTTCTCCGCCGACGACCTCCATCCCCCCCGGCGCTTCCATCTTATCTCCTCACCCACCTCCCTGCTGCCCCTCTCCatgctgctctctctctctgcccacCCTCTCTCACACTCGGCTGAGCACAACCggagcaacaacaacaacacttcCCTCCTCCCTGCGCAGATCCACCACAAAGGAGCTGCCAGAACCTCCTCTTCCCAGCCCCCATCTCCCTCATTCTCCCTCCTGgtctcttcctttttctttctcggCTGCAAGGAGCAGCAGCTGGTCCTTTCTTCTATCGGCCAAGCACAGAACAGCAGAGCAAGATGATGGTCCTTCTTGAAAAAGATTAGCAATACCGCATGTTATTTGAGCCTTAATTCAGTACCATCATTATTTCCTATCTTCATGCTATCGTTTTTCCCTGTGCTTTCAGGCGCTCCTCTTCTTGGATCTACTGAAGCAGTTAGAGCTGTTATTTCTGAAGCAACTTTTGGTCTTCTAGTCAGCGAGGTCAGTCTTTCTATATGAATTTCATTTTATCCCAAAAATTCTCATCATCGGGTGCCCTGATCTGCTATTGCAAGTTTCATTTTCCCCCTTTTCCCTACAACATAGTTAGTGTTGAGTTTATGGTTTTGCAGTTGACAATTCTGTTTTGTAATGATCAATAGTTTCAATGAACCTGCTACccaatctttatatgaaaattgtgctTTTACTCAATCATGAAAAGAGTATGCCATGTATATCATGTAGCCGCGCCGTGCCCCTCCTGCTACCCCACAGACAACTTGAGATCATATATCAATTTCGCATCTGCTTATTTATTTATGCTCCCAAATAATCTTGTCTTTGTTCCCCGGTGAATGTGCTAGATCCATTGAAAAACTTCCTGAtggaaatgtattttttttcaagattaaTCCGGCTGTCAGAGAAAGAATCACAGGAGTAATAAAGCAAGAATTCCTTACGAAGGAATTGTAAATGTGATCGAGCCAAAGGTACTAATCCTAAACTTTGCTCATGGTAAAAATGCAATTATACATGTTCAGAATAAAAAGTGTGTACATTTCAGTCTTATCGTCCACTACGGTGACAATGGAAAGTTTTCCTAAACTCAATGCTTtgggggaaaaaagaaaaaaggagaaaaggctGCTGATGGAGTGTTCCTAAGAAGATTTCTAAGTTAGCAGTCAGTGTATTCAGATTAGCTTCATCGTCCAAATGAGATGACCTTGCCAAAACATAGCGcaaaataatgatcaaatattttatttggaggggaaaaaatatatgcaactTAAATAAGCATTTCttacatgattcctaactccaGTATAGACACATATCCTATCTAATATAACAAACAAGGTACCATATTCCACCATTAAACAACTAAGGACAATATTCGGAAGATATCTGGCTGGTTACTTATGAACTGAAGCAAACACACGTCTAAGTCTCAGGACTATGCTATCTAATTGAAACAACTACACATACTTACACCCGGGTTGTTCCCCAGTGTTCATGAGCAGATCCATAATTAGTTTATTTTGCAATGCTAGAAATTAGTTTCATGGTTCAATTTGTGTTATGTAGGTGCAGGTTATAAGAATGGATGGTTTTTTGGAATTGATGAGTGAACAAAACATTGAAGACAATGGACCGTATTGGGATGATAGTCAATTTGTAAGCCCACATGAGGAGAAACAACTGCCACATGTAGAAGCTAGTGCGTCCCAAAAAGCAAAAAAGGCTAGATCAAAAAATTTCAGTGTAAAAGAAGACAACATGTTGGTGTCGGCATGGCTAGAAGTTAGTTTGGATGCTATACAAGGGAATGAACAATCCCGTGCTACGTATTGGCAAAGAATTACTGATTATTTTCACGAGAACAAGGACTTTGCATCTGATCGTAATTCCAATTCTCTCCAGCACCGTTGGTCTATCATACTAGAAGGTGTTAACCGGTTTTGTGGATGTTATGTCCAAATTCAAAACAGGAGGCAAAGCGGCGTGACAGAACAAGATAAGGTATaatgttcttttctttatttgattGTCATTTCATATGTTGGTGCAAGTCTAATAAGGCGTATTTATATGTCTAggtaatgcatgcatgtgaattgtaTAAGTCAAAAGACCCCAAGGGCAGATCGTTCGGATTGTTGCATTGTTGGAATATCTTGCAGCACGAGCAAAAGTGGAAGGATAGGTGCGTTCAGAAAAAACAGAAGACATCCAGCACTGGAAGTCTGTCGTCCACTCCTGAGACCAACGAGAGTCATCTAGAGGATGATGGGGAGGGTCATACTTCAGAGCCTGTGGTTAGGCCAGGAGGTAGGAAGGCGGAGAAAGAGCGACAACGGCGAGGTAAAAATCCTGTCTCTCCTGGAGATAATCTTTACATGGAAGCGTTGGAAAATATGTGGGCTAAGAAGAAAGAGGCAGAAGCCCTGAAAGAGGTTGCAAAAAAAGAGCGCTATGATGAGAGACTTGcacttgagaagaaaaagattgaaCTGAAGGAACAAGATATTGCGTTAAGGAGAAGGATTGAAGATGATAAGgtgatgaatatggatcttagTGGTATGAGTGAGCGACAACGACAATACTATACGAGTTTGCAGGATGAGATCATCGCTCGGCGGTTTGGCACAGGCTCGGGTTGAGCTACTTCATATATGgaactttaagtattttgttgGCACTTTAAATATGTTGTATGAACTTTAAGTATGTTGTATGAACTTTAAGTATGTTGTACGAACTCTATGTTAGTTGTATGGACTATCTATGTTTGTTGTATGGACTATCTATGTTAGTTGTATGGACTATCTATGTTTGTTGTATGGACTATCTATGTTAGttgttgtgtgatgaaaaaaCTGCATACATTACCATACGTTATTACAACTGCATACATAATAGGTACTGACTACATTATTACAAGTGCATACATAATTAAAACATTACATGATAGGTACCGACTATATTGGTACAACTACATACACTATACCCCACCATATTTTTCCCACAGGTGCTCGACTAGATCATCACGAAGCTGTGAGTGAGTTTCCCTGTTAGTAATGGCTAGATGAGTTTGAAGAAACGCTTGTAGTTCAGCCGTAGGACGATGGGAAGCTGTCACAACTTCTCCCATCCCATCGAAATGGTGGTCACCTTCTGCATCTCGCTCATCTTCAAcgatcatattatgcatgatgaTACAAGCTGTCATGATTTGTCCTAGTATGTCTTGATCCCAAAATCTTGCTGGCCCACGAACAATGGCAAAACGAGATTGCAGAACTCCAAATGCTCGTTCCACCTCCTTCCTCACCGCTGCTTGTACTTTCGTAAAATATTTCCTCTTATTCCCTCGTGGAGATGGTATTGGCTTAACAAATGTGGCCCATTGAGGATATATGCCATCTGCAAGGTAATACCCCATTGTATAATTATGACCATTAATGGTGTAGTTCACTTCTGGAGCGTGCCCTTcagctagatttgcaaataggTGAGAACGATGCagaacattaatatcattgtgagatcctggtaaaccaaagaaggcatgccaaatccaaagatcATGTGAAGCAACGGCTTCTAGAATAATGGTGGGCTCGTGCACATGACCGGTAAATTGACCTTGCCATGCTGCAGGGCAATTCttccacttccaatgcatgcaatctatgcTCCCAAGCATACCGGGAAAACCCTTTTGCTCTCCAATTGCAAGTAATCTAGCTGTATCATTATCATTTGGGGATCTCAGGTACTCATCACCGAAGATTtcaacaatagctttcacaaaCCTTTTAAGACTCTCTACAGCAGTACTTTCTGCAATCCGAATATAATCATCAGTAGCATCTGCTGCTACTCCATAAGTTAGCATCCTAAATGATGCGGTtatcttctgcaaaggagataacccaagacgtttgattctatctcttttctgcacaaaataatcatcatgttGTTCTACAGCTTGCAGTATGCGAAGAAATAGAGAACGAGACATTCTAAACCTGAAGAAAGTAATAAGAATCAGCCGAACCCAAGAGGATGCACAAAAATGACGAACAAACAAAAACAGATCATTTACAAACCTTCGACGAAAGAAGTTGGACCGTAGGTAGGAGCATCTGAAAAGTAGTCTTCGTATAGCCTCCAATGCCCGGCTTCTCTGTTGCGGTTGATATACTGACGTCCAGGCACAGAACCCCCAGGTCGTGCAGCATTCAAAAGCGCATATTGAGTGTGTGCTTGGTGTAGTGTAGCAAGAATGAgttcgtcgtcatcatcctccgacgacgacgatgaatcTACCAGAAAATGATGACTCATTTCGATCAGAGAGGGAACTACAAGGGAGTGGGACTTGTGAATGGCAATAGGGCACTGGCCGGGTTTATATAGAGTTGGAAGTAGCCGTTAGAAAAAAGTAGCCGTTGGaaaaatatagccgttggaCAAAAGAGTAGCCGTTGGGAAAAAATAGCCGTtagaaaaaatagccgttgaaaAAAAACCGTTGAAAAAAAGTAGCCGTTGcaaaaaatagccgttggaaaaaaaaccgttagaaatatagccgttacAATTAATTTGGTAGTTAAATGATAGTATTAAAATATGGGTGAGTGAAATATAGGAGGTCAGATTTAGGGGGTCGGTTGGAACGCACAGAGAAATAGGGGGTCAGTCTGGATAGGGAGAACCCCTGTATGAAGATATAAGGGGTCAATTTTAGGGGGTCGGATGGAGATGCTCTTACAGCGATCGAGTTTATTCTAAGCGCGGCCATGTTTGCTGCTCTGTTCTTACCATGGAAGTGGAAAGCTTTCTGGGATAGAGATGATAATGGACATATTTTATCCGTTTATCTATGGATAAAAATTCTAACGAGCGTAGGTTTAGGATACAATTTTTATCTATGGGTATGAATACAGGTTTGAAGTTAAAAC is a genomic window of Phragmites australis chromosome 24, lpPhrAust1.1, whole genome shotgun sequence containing:
- the LOC133906961 gene encoding glutathione S-transferase T3-like: MDGFLELMSEQNIEDNGPYWDDSQFVSPHEEKQLPHVEASASQKAKKARSKNFSVKEDNMLVSAWLEVSLDAIQGNEQSRATYWQRITDYFHENKDFASDRNSNSLQHRWSIILEGVNRFCGCYVQIQNRRQSGVTEQDKVMHACELYKSKDPKGRSFGLLHCWNILQHEQKWKDRCVQKKQKTSSTGSLSSTPETNESHLEDDGEGHTSEPVVRPGGRKAEKERQRRGKNPVSPGDNLYMEALENMWAKKKEAEALKEVAKKERYDERLALEKKKIELKEQDIALRRRIEDDKVMNMDLSGMSERQRQYYTSLQDEIIARRFGTGSG
- the LOC133907984 gene encoding uncharacterized protein LOC133907984 translates to MSHHFLVDSSSSSEDDDDELILATLHQAHTQYALLNAARPGGSVPGRQYINRNREAGHWRLYEDYFSDAPTYGPTSFVEESTAVESLKRFVKAIVEIFGDEYLRSPNDNDTARLLAIGEQKGFPGSHNDINVLHRSHLFANLAEGHAPEVNYTINGHNYTMGYYLADGIYPQWATFVKPIPSPRGNKRKYFTKVQAAVRKEVERAFGVLQSRFAIVRGPARFWDQDILGQIMTACIIMHNMIVEDERDAEGDHHFDGMGEVVTASHRPTAELQAFLQTHLAITNRETHSQLRDDLVEHLWEKYGGV